TCCCACACCAGGTCCGTGGCCCGGTCCACCCACGGGTCCTCAACCCCGAACCTGTGCAGCACGCTCACAGCGAGGGCGGTCATCAACAGATCCGTGCCCGCCCCCACCTGCCACCACGGCGCCCGAGGATGGTCCCGAGCCGTCTCCAGACAGTTGGGCAACCCACCATCCGCCCCCGCAACCGACGCGAAGAACCCCACCGCCCCCGCCACCGACGAGGAGTCCCCCACCTCGTGCAGCAGGTTCAGCGCGGTGAAGGTGTGCAAGGGCTGACTGGTGGGTCCCCGCCCATCCGGCTCCAAGGCGTGCCCAAAGCCACCGTCCTCGTTCCGATAAGCCACCACAGCCGCCACCACAGGCTCAGCAGCCCCACCGTCGAACAGAAACTCAAACCGCCGCTGCTCCACCACACGCGCGTTCCGCCACATGAACACCCTGGCCGCTTCCAACATGCCCGCGAACCTATTCCCCCTGCTCACCCCAGGTCTTGAACAAATCGGCCATCCCCCACAAGGAGCAACCCCACTCAACTCGCCCCCACCCAGCCCCCAAGCCGAGAAACTCCCACCCGTGCACCACATCGCCCGACTAACCCTGGCAGCCCTAACCGCCACCACCCTCACAGCCTGCACCACGACAAACGCCGGCACGCCCACCACGACGTCGACCACCAAGAGCAGCGCCAAGCCCAGCGGACCCGGCGAGCTGGACCTCCAGAGGTTCACGAGCGACCCGTGTTCCATCGTGTCCACCGGCGACCTGGCGACGTTCGGGAAGTTCGCGGCGCCCAAGGCGGAGGCGGACGGCCCGAACGGCCCGAGCTGCGCCTGGGACGGCAAGGACCCGCTGGAGGACTCCTCCTACCAGGTGGTCCTGGTGGTCAAGGGCGCGACGCTGGAGAGCTTCCGCGAGGCCAACAAGTCCCGGAAGGTCTTCCGCGAGACGACGATCGCCGGCTATCCAGCCATCAGCTACGACACCGCCAGCGGCACCCTGGACTGCAACACGGCCATCGGCACCTCCGACAAGGAAGCCGTGCTCATCCAGGCCACCGTGGGCGACAGCGACAAGACCTACGCCGGCAAGCCGTGCGACGCCGCCGAGAAGTTCGGGACGACCGTAATGAGCAAGTTGAAACCGTGAACCGGGGCCATCCCACCCGCTTAAATCACCACGCACTGAACCCAAGGGACTGAACTCCTTGAACCGCATCCTCCAGTCCGTCCTCGCCCTCACCACCGCCGCACTAACCGCCTGCACCTCGACAAACGCCGGCACTCCCACGCCGGCGTCCACCAAGGGCAACGGGTCCACGACGACCAAGAGCAGCGCAAAACCGAGCGGCCCCGGCGCGCTGAACCTCCAGAAGTTCACCAGCGACCCATGCAAGATCCTCACCCCCGCCCACCTCGCGGCGCTGGGCGGCACCTTCGACCCGGCCAAGCGGGAAGACAGCCCCAACGGACCTGCTTGCATCTGGGCCGGCAAGGACGTGCTGAAGGACCCGACCTACCGGATCGTGCTGGTCATCAAGGGCGCGACGCTGGACACCTACCGGGGAAACAGCAAAACGTTGAAGGTCTTCCGCGAGGCGACCGTAGCCGGCTACCCAGCCGTCAGCTACGACACCGCGAGCGGCACCGAGGACTGCACGACCGTCATCGGCTCCTCCGACAAGGACGCGGTGATCGTCCAGACGGCGAACTCGCAGGACGGCAAGCCGTGTGACGCCTCGGAGAAGCTCGGAGCGACCGTCGTGGGGATCCTGAAGGGGTAGCCGACCATTTGTTCCACCTGCCCGACCCCCGCCTCCCCCTGCTCGGACATCCCCCACCAGGAGTAACCGGACCAAACCGCCGGACCGCGCTGAACTGCTATGCCATCATTGATCGGCGGTTGGCGTGAGGGGAGCGCGAACGATGTACGACGCCGAAGGCGGGGGCGGCAAGCTCAGCTTCATGGGCGACACGGTGTCCAAGGCACCCGGTGGCGCCGGCGGTGCTGCGGGCTACGTGATCTCGCAGACCCGGTTCTTCGTGGACCCGGACGAAGCCCAGAACCTGATCAAGGGCCTGGAAGCAGCGGTCAAGGAACTCCAGCTGGCAAAGCGGTACTCCGACGACATCACGCGGACCCAGTCGCCGGGCAAGGACGCCTACAGCGGGTTCGCCACGGTGAAGATCCGCGAGACCGCCAGCGATTTGGAGGGTGGGTACGGCTGGGCCAACCAGAAAGCCCAGGAAGCCCTGCTTAAGACGATCCAGAACATTCGAGACGCGCTGGCGGCCTACAAGACCACCGAGTCGGCCGCTGAGGACGCACTGAAGCCGAGGGACTGAACTCCTTGAACCGCATTCTCCGGTCTGTTCTCGTCGTCGGCGCTGCCGCGGTCGCGCTCGCCGCCTGCACCTCGAAGGACGGCGGCACGCCCACACCTGCCTCCACCACCAACGGTGGGTCCACCACGACCACCAAGAGCAGCGCGAAGCCAAGTGGCCCCGGCGCGCTGAACCTCGACAAGTTCACCAGCGACCCGTGCAAGATCCTCACCCCGGCCAACCTCTCAGCGTTGGGTGGCACCTTCGACCCCGCCAAGCGGGAAGACAGCCCCAACGGGCCAGGCTGTGGCTGGGTCGGCACGGACGTGCTCAAGGACTCGTCCTACCGGGTCGTGCTCGTGGTCAAGGGAGCCACGCTCGAAACGTACC
This DNA window, taken from Saccharothrix variisporea, encodes the following:
- a CDS encoding DUF3558 domain-containing protein — translated: MHHIARLTLAALTATTLTACTTTNAGTPTTTSTTKSSAKPSGPGELDLQRFTSDPCSIVSTGDLATFGKFAAPKAEADGPNGPSCAWDGKDPLEDSSYQVVLVVKGATLESFREANKSRKVFRETTIAGYPAISYDTASGTLDCNTAIGTSDKEAVLIQATVGDSDKTYAGKPCDAAEKFGTTVMSKLKP
- a CDS encoding DUF3558 domain-containing protein; amino-acid sequence: MNRILQSVLALTTAALTACTSTNAGTPTPASTKGNGSTTTKSSAKPSGPGALNLQKFTSDPCKILTPAHLAALGGTFDPAKREDSPNGPACIWAGKDVLKDPTYRIVLVIKGATLDTYRGNSKTLKVFREATVAGYPAVSYDTASGTEDCTTVIGSSDKDAVIVQTANSQDGKPCDASEKLGATVVGILKG
- a CDS encoding DUF3558 domain-containing protein; protein product: MNRILRSVLVVGAAAVALAACTSKDGGTPTPASTTNGGSTTTTKSSAKPSGPGALNLDKFTSDPCKILTPANLSALGGTFDPAKREDSPNGPGCGWVGTDVLKDSSYRVVLVVKGATLETYREGSKTLKAFRETTVAGYPAVSYDTASGTKDCTTVIGTSDKDAVLVQANIAPNDKANVGKPCDASEKLGATVVGILKG